A single Dunckerocampus dactyliophorus isolate RoL2022-P2 chromosome 2, RoL_Ddac_1.1, whole genome shotgun sequence DNA region contains:
- the xpot gene encoding exportin-T isoform X2 yields the protein MACRSVAAVMDEQALLGLNPNADARYRQRAMAYFEQLKESQDAWEVCAQALAKGLYSDDHVKFFCFQVLEHQIKYRHGGLSGTQQQLIRETLMKWLQMQLMSGHPEKVFIRNKAAQVLALTFITEYLTLWPKFFFDVLTLVGLNPHGVDIYLRTLMAIDAEVVDRDILHAPEETRRNTLIKDAMREQCIPSLVESWFQILHTYQHTHPELTCQCLEVVGAYVSWIELGLIANERFVNLLLSHMSVDELREEACDCLLEMVNKGMDPVDKTKLVESLCQVLQSAGFFNVDQEDDVDFLAKFSRLVNGMGQSLVLSWTKLVKAGSVKDASDSLDALEAKVALMLRLLVHQDDDISANVVGFCYEYLHVLKQLPELSEHQKSNVEAIMLAVIKKLTYDEEYNFENEGEDEAMFVEYRKQLKMLLDRLAQVSPELLLEAVRRVFTGTMRNWQSATFMEVEVAVRLLYMLGEALPASHGAHFSGDTVKTGALQDMMRTLVTCGVSGYQHTSVSLEFFETVVRYDKFFIVEPQHIPNVLMAFLDHRGLRHNSPKVRSRVAYLFSRFIKTLHKHMTAFIEDILTRIQDLLELAPPENGSVAPLTNDDQLFMFELAGVLIVSGESPVERKQALMRGLLVPLMDAFRLLLAKLPVETDEERQAAVADCLSHAVGFASRTSKAFSNKQTVKQCGCTEVYRDCLHTFLPALSCPVQRGVLRSCVRSFLHRMIICLEEEVLPFIPAASEHMLKDCEAKDLQEFIPLISQITAKFKVSPFLQQVFMPLVLAIFEALARPAEDNDQAAALEKQMLRRSYFSFIQTVAGSGMNEVMANQGAENMERVVFTIIQGAVDFPDPVAQKTCFIILAKLVELWGGKDGTVGFTDFIYKHIVPACFLAPLKPTFDLSDAQTVLMLSEAVITLKTIHVKQGAEFVHFLQHDYLPSLHVSPDIAQEMCHVLQQPDVKVLKTYMKAFFQQAKL from the exons ATGGCCTGCCGGTCTGTTGCTGCAGTCATGGACGAGCAGGCCCTGCTGGGGCTCAACCCGAACGCCGATGCCCGCTACAGGCAGAGG GCCATGGCGTACTTTGAGCAGCTGAAGGAGTCGCAGGACGCATGGGAGGTGTGTGCACAGGCGCTCGCCAAAGGCCTCTAcag TGATGACCACGTCAAGTTCTTTTGCTTCCAAGTGTTGGAGCATCAGATCAAGTACAG ACACGGCGGGCTGAGCGGCACCCAGCAGCAGCTCATCAGGGAGACCCTGATGAAGTGGCTGCAGATGCAG CTGATGAGTGGCCACCCCGAGAAGGTGTTCATCAGGAACAAAGCAGCTCAGGTGTTGGCTCTCACCTTCATCACGGAGTACCTGACCTTGTGGCCCAAGTTCTTCTTTGACGTCCTGACCCTGGTGGGCCTCAACCCTCACGGCGTGGACATCTACCTGAGGACCCTCATGGCCATCGACGCCGAGGTGGTGGACCGAGACATCCTGCACGCCCCTGag GAGACGCGCAGGAACACGTTGATTAAAGACGCCATGCGTGAGCAGTGCATCCCCAGCCTGGTGGAGTCCTGGTTCCAGATCCTGCACACGTACCAGCACACCCACCCCGAGCTCACCTGCCAGTGTCTGGAGGTGGTCGGGGCCTACGTGTCCTGGATCGAGCTCGGCCTCATCGCCAACGAGCG GTTCGTCAACCTGCTGCTGAGTCACATGTCGGTGGACGAGCTGCGAGAGGAAGCCTGCGACTGTCTGCTGGAGATGGTCAACAAGGGCATGGACCCTGTGGACAAGACCAAGCTGGTGGAGTCTCTGTGCCAAGTCCTGCAGTCTGCAGGATTCTTCAACGTAGACCAG GAGGACGACGTGGACTTCCTGGCCAAGTTCTCGCGTCTGGTCAACGGCATGGGCCAGAGTCTGGTCCTGAGCTGGACCAAGCTGGTCAAGGCGGGAAGCGTCAAAGACGCCTCCGACTCGCTCGACGCCTTGGAGGCCAAGGTGGCGCTGATGCTGCGGCTGCTGGTGCACCAGGACGACGACATCTCAGCCAACGTGGTGGGCTTCTGCTACGAGTACCTGCACGTCCTCAAACAG CTTCCTGAACTCAGTGAGCATCAGAAGAGCAACGTGGAG GCCATCATGCTGGCGGTCATCAAGAAGCTGACGTACGATGAAGAGTACAACTTTGAGAATGAG GGTGAAGACGAGGCCATGTTTGTGGAGTACAGGAAGCAGCTGAAGATGCTGCTGGACCGTCTGGCCCAAGTGTCCCCTGAGCTGCTGCTGGAGGCCGTCCGCCGAGTCTTCACCGGCACCATGCG GAACTGGCAGAGCGCCACCTTCATGGAGGTGGAGGTGGCGGTGCGGCTGCTGTACATGCTGGGCGAGGCGCTGCCCGCATCTCACGGCGCTCACTTCTCCGGAGACACGGTGAAGACGGGTGCCCTGCAGGACATGATGAGGACG CTGGTGACGTGCGGCGTCAGCGGCTACCAGCACACGTCCGTCTCTCTGGAATTCTTCGAAACGGTCGTCCGATACGATAAATTCTTCATTGTGGAGCCGCAGCACATTCCCAATGTCTTG atGGCTTTTCTGGACCACAGAGGACTGAGACACAACAGTCCCAAAGTCCGCAGTCGGGTGGCGTACCTTTTCTCCCGCTTCATCAAAACACTACA CAAACACATGACGGCCTTCATCGAGGACATCCTGACTCGGATCCAGGACCTGCTGGAGTTGGCTCCTCCC GAGAATGGCTCGGTGGCGCCACTGACCAACGACGACCAGCTCTTCATGTTCGAGTTGGCGGGTGTGCTGATCGTGAGCGGGGAGAGCCCGGTGGAGAGGAAGCAGGCTCTGATGAGGGGCCTGCTGGTGCCGCTGATGGACGCTTTCCGTTTGCTGCTCGCCAAGCTTCCTGTGGAGACAGACGAGGAGAGGCAGGCCGCCGTTGCCGACTGCCTGAGCCACGCTGTTGGCTTCGCCAG CCGCACCAGCAAGGCGTTCAGCAACAAGCAGACGGTGAAGCAGTGCGGCTGCACGGAAGTCTACAGAGACTGCCTGCACACCTTCCTGCCCGCACTGAGCTGCCCCGTCCAGCGGGGGGTGCTGCGCAGCTGCGTGCGCTCCTTCCTGCACCGCATGATCATCTGCCTGGAGGAAGAGGTGCTGCCCTTCATCCCTGCCGCCTCTGAGCACATGCTGAAGGACTGCGAGGCCAAAGACCTGCAGGAGTTCATCCCGCTCATCAGCCAGATCACTGCCAAGTTCAAA GTGTCTCCCTTCCTGCAGCAGGTGTTCATGCCGCTGGTGCTCGCCATCTTTGAGGCGCTGGCGCGTCCAGCCGAGGACAACGACCAGGCGGCTGCCCTGGAGAAGCAGATGCTGCGCAGGAGCTACTTCTCCTTCATCCAGACCGTCGCAGGGAGCGGCATGAACGAGGTCATGGCCAACCAGG GAGCAGAGAACATGGAGCGCGTGGTGTTCACCATCATCCAGGGCGCCGTGGACTTCCCAGACCCCGTGGCCCAGAAGACCTGCTTCATCATCCTGGCCAAGCTGGTGGAGCTTTGGG GGGGCAAAGACGGCACGGTGGGCTTCACCGACTTCATTTACAAGCACATCGTTCCCGCCTGCTTCCTGGCTCCCCTCAAGCCCACCTTTGACCTCTCAGACGCTCAGACCGTGCTG ATGCTGTCCGAGGCCGTGATCACGCTGAAGACCATCCACGTCAAACAG GGGGCggagtttgttcacttcctgcagcaCGACTACCTGCCCTCCCTTCACGTGTCTCCAGATATCGCACAG GAGATGTGTCACGTCCTCCAGCAGCCCGACGTCAAAGTCCTCAAGACCTACATGAAG gcgtTCTTCCAGCAAGCCAAGCTGTAG
- the xpot gene encoding exportin-T isoform X3, which yields MAYFEQLKESQDAWEVCAQALAKGLYSDDHVKFFCFQVLEHQIKYRHGGLSGTQQQLIRETLMKWLQMQLMSGHPEKVFIRNKAAQVLALTFITEYLTLWPKFFFDVLTLVGLNPHGVDIYLRTLMAIDAEVVDRDILHAPEETRRNTLIKDAMREQCIPSLVESWFQILHTYQHTHPELTCQCLEVVGAYVSWIELGLIANERFVNLLLSHMSVDELREEACDCLLEMVNKGMDPVDKTKLVESLCQVLQSAGFFNVDQEDDVDFLAKFSRLVNGMGQSLVLSWTKLVKAGSVKDASDSLDALEAKVALMLRLLVHQDDDISANVVGFCYEYLHVLKQLPELSEHQKSNVEAIMLAVIKKLTYDEEYNFENEGEDEAMFVEYRKQLKMLLDRLAQVSPELLLEAVRRVFTGTMRNWQSATFMEVEVAVRLLYMLGEALPASHGAHFSGDTVKTGALQDMMRTLVTCGVSGYQHTSVSLEFFETVVRYDKFFIVEPQHIPNVLMAFLDHRGLRHNSPKVRSRVAYLFSRFIKTLHKHMTAFIEDILTRIQDLLELAPPENGSVAPLTNDDQLFMFELAGVLIVSGESPVERKQALMRGLLVPLMDAFRLLLAKLPVETDEERQAAVADCLSHAVGFASRTSKAFSNKQTVKQCGCTEVYRDCLHTFLPALSCPVQRGVLRSCVRSFLHRMIICLEEEVLPFIPAASEHMLKDCEAKDLQEFIPLISQITAKFKRQVSPFLQQVFMPLVLAIFEALARPAEDNDQAAALEKQMLRRSYFSFIQTVAGSGMNEVMANQGAENMERVVFTIIQGAVDFPDPVAQKTCFIILAKLVELWGGKDGTVGFTDFIYKHIVPACFLAPLKPTFDLSDAQTVLMLSEAVITLKTIHVKQGAEFVHFLQHDYLPSLHVSPDIAQEMCHVLQQPDVKVLKTYMKAFFQQAKL from the exons ATGGCGTACTTTGAGCAGCTGAAGGAGTCGCAGGACGCATGGGAGGTGTGTGCACAGGCGCTCGCCAAAGGCCTCTAcag TGATGACCACGTCAAGTTCTTTTGCTTCCAAGTGTTGGAGCATCAGATCAAGTACAG ACACGGCGGGCTGAGCGGCACCCAGCAGCAGCTCATCAGGGAGACCCTGATGAAGTGGCTGCAGATGCAG CTGATGAGTGGCCACCCCGAGAAGGTGTTCATCAGGAACAAAGCAGCTCAGGTGTTGGCTCTCACCTTCATCACGGAGTACCTGACCTTGTGGCCCAAGTTCTTCTTTGACGTCCTGACCCTGGTGGGCCTCAACCCTCACGGCGTGGACATCTACCTGAGGACCCTCATGGCCATCGACGCCGAGGTGGTGGACCGAGACATCCTGCACGCCCCTGag GAGACGCGCAGGAACACGTTGATTAAAGACGCCATGCGTGAGCAGTGCATCCCCAGCCTGGTGGAGTCCTGGTTCCAGATCCTGCACACGTACCAGCACACCCACCCCGAGCTCACCTGCCAGTGTCTGGAGGTGGTCGGGGCCTACGTGTCCTGGATCGAGCTCGGCCTCATCGCCAACGAGCG GTTCGTCAACCTGCTGCTGAGTCACATGTCGGTGGACGAGCTGCGAGAGGAAGCCTGCGACTGTCTGCTGGAGATGGTCAACAAGGGCATGGACCCTGTGGACAAGACCAAGCTGGTGGAGTCTCTGTGCCAAGTCCTGCAGTCTGCAGGATTCTTCAACGTAGACCAG GAGGACGACGTGGACTTCCTGGCCAAGTTCTCGCGTCTGGTCAACGGCATGGGCCAGAGTCTGGTCCTGAGCTGGACCAAGCTGGTCAAGGCGGGAAGCGTCAAAGACGCCTCCGACTCGCTCGACGCCTTGGAGGCCAAGGTGGCGCTGATGCTGCGGCTGCTGGTGCACCAGGACGACGACATCTCAGCCAACGTGGTGGGCTTCTGCTACGAGTACCTGCACGTCCTCAAACAG CTTCCTGAACTCAGTGAGCATCAGAAGAGCAACGTGGAG GCCATCATGCTGGCGGTCATCAAGAAGCTGACGTACGATGAAGAGTACAACTTTGAGAATGAG GGTGAAGACGAGGCCATGTTTGTGGAGTACAGGAAGCAGCTGAAGATGCTGCTGGACCGTCTGGCCCAAGTGTCCCCTGAGCTGCTGCTGGAGGCCGTCCGCCGAGTCTTCACCGGCACCATGCG GAACTGGCAGAGCGCCACCTTCATGGAGGTGGAGGTGGCGGTGCGGCTGCTGTACATGCTGGGCGAGGCGCTGCCCGCATCTCACGGCGCTCACTTCTCCGGAGACACGGTGAAGACGGGTGCCCTGCAGGACATGATGAGGACG CTGGTGACGTGCGGCGTCAGCGGCTACCAGCACACGTCCGTCTCTCTGGAATTCTTCGAAACGGTCGTCCGATACGATAAATTCTTCATTGTGGAGCCGCAGCACATTCCCAATGTCTTG atGGCTTTTCTGGACCACAGAGGACTGAGACACAACAGTCCCAAAGTCCGCAGTCGGGTGGCGTACCTTTTCTCCCGCTTCATCAAAACACTACA CAAACACATGACGGCCTTCATCGAGGACATCCTGACTCGGATCCAGGACCTGCTGGAGTTGGCTCCTCCC GAGAATGGCTCGGTGGCGCCACTGACCAACGACGACCAGCTCTTCATGTTCGAGTTGGCGGGTGTGCTGATCGTGAGCGGGGAGAGCCCGGTGGAGAGGAAGCAGGCTCTGATGAGGGGCCTGCTGGTGCCGCTGATGGACGCTTTCCGTTTGCTGCTCGCCAAGCTTCCTGTGGAGACAGACGAGGAGAGGCAGGCCGCCGTTGCCGACTGCCTGAGCCACGCTGTTGGCTTCGCCAG CCGCACCAGCAAGGCGTTCAGCAACAAGCAGACGGTGAAGCAGTGCGGCTGCACGGAAGTCTACAGAGACTGCCTGCACACCTTCCTGCCCGCACTGAGCTGCCCCGTCCAGCGGGGGGTGCTGCGCAGCTGCGTGCGCTCCTTCCTGCACCGCATGATCATCTGCCTGGAGGAAGAGGTGCTGCCCTTCATCCCTGCCGCCTCTGAGCACATGCTGAAGGACTGCGAGGCCAAAGACCTGCAGGAGTTCATCCCGCTCATCAGCCAGATCACTGCCAAGTTCAAA CGGCAGGTGTCTCCCTTCCTGCAGCAGGTGTTCATGCCGCTGGTGCTCGCCATCTTTGAGGCGCTGGCGCGTCCAGCCGAGGACAACGACCAGGCGGCTGCCCTGGAGAAGCAGATGCTGCGCAGGAGCTACTTCTCCTTCATCCAGACCGTCGCAGGGAGCGGCATGAACGAGGTCATGGCCAACCAGG GAGCAGAGAACATGGAGCGCGTGGTGTTCACCATCATCCAGGGCGCCGTGGACTTCCCAGACCCCGTGGCCCAGAAGACCTGCTTCATCATCCTGGCCAAGCTGGTGGAGCTTTGGG GGGGCAAAGACGGCACGGTGGGCTTCACCGACTTCATTTACAAGCACATCGTTCCCGCCTGCTTCCTGGCTCCCCTCAAGCCCACCTTTGACCTCTCAGACGCTCAGACCGTGCTG ATGCTGTCCGAGGCCGTGATCACGCTGAAGACCATCCACGTCAAACAG GGGGCggagtttgttcacttcctgcagcaCGACTACCTGCCCTCCCTTCACGTGTCTCCAGATATCGCACAG GAGATGTGTCACGTCCTCCAGCAGCCCGACGTCAAAGTCCTCAAGACCTACATGAAG gcgtTCTTCCAGCAAGCCAAGCTGTAG
- the xpot gene encoding exportin-T isoform X1, with protein MACRSVAAVMDEQALLGLNPNADARYRQRAMAYFEQLKESQDAWEVCAQALAKGLYSDDHVKFFCFQVLEHQIKYRHGGLSGTQQQLIRETLMKWLQMQLMSGHPEKVFIRNKAAQVLALTFITEYLTLWPKFFFDVLTLVGLNPHGVDIYLRTLMAIDAEVVDRDILHAPEETRRNTLIKDAMREQCIPSLVESWFQILHTYQHTHPELTCQCLEVVGAYVSWIELGLIANERFVNLLLSHMSVDELREEACDCLLEMVNKGMDPVDKTKLVESLCQVLQSAGFFNVDQEDDVDFLAKFSRLVNGMGQSLVLSWTKLVKAGSVKDASDSLDALEAKVALMLRLLVHQDDDISANVVGFCYEYLHVLKQLPELSEHQKSNVEAIMLAVIKKLTYDEEYNFENEGEDEAMFVEYRKQLKMLLDRLAQVSPELLLEAVRRVFTGTMRNWQSATFMEVEVAVRLLYMLGEALPASHGAHFSGDTVKTGALQDMMRTLVTCGVSGYQHTSVSLEFFETVVRYDKFFIVEPQHIPNVLMAFLDHRGLRHNSPKVRSRVAYLFSRFIKTLHKHMTAFIEDILTRIQDLLELAPPENGSVAPLTNDDQLFMFELAGVLIVSGESPVERKQALMRGLLVPLMDAFRLLLAKLPVETDEERQAAVADCLSHAVGFASRTSKAFSNKQTVKQCGCTEVYRDCLHTFLPALSCPVQRGVLRSCVRSFLHRMIICLEEEVLPFIPAASEHMLKDCEAKDLQEFIPLISQITAKFKRQVSPFLQQVFMPLVLAIFEALARPAEDNDQAAALEKQMLRRSYFSFIQTVAGSGMNEVMANQGAENMERVVFTIIQGAVDFPDPVAQKTCFIILAKLVELWGGKDGTVGFTDFIYKHIVPACFLAPLKPTFDLSDAQTVLMLSEAVITLKTIHVKQGAEFVHFLQHDYLPSLHVSPDIAQEMCHVLQQPDVKVLKTYMKAFFQQAKL; from the exons ATGGCCTGCCGGTCTGTTGCTGCAGTCATGGACGAGCAGGCCCTGCTGGGGCTCAACCCGAACGCCGATGCCCGCTACAGGCAGAGG GCCATGGCGTACTTTGAGCAGCTGAAGGAGTCGCAGGACGCATGGGAGGTGTGTGCACAGGCGCTCGCCAAAGGCCTCTAcag TGATGACCACGTCAAGTTCTTTTGCTTCCAAGTGTTGGAGCATCAGATCAAGTACAG ACACGGCGGGCTGAGCGGCACCCAGCAGCAGCTCATCAGGGAGACCCTGATGAAGTGGCTGCAGATGCAG CTGATGAGTGGCCACCCCGAGAAGGTGTTCATCAGGAACAAAGCAGCTCAGGTGTTGGCTCTCACCTTCATCACGGAGTACCTGACCTTGTGGCCCAAGTTCTTCTTTGACGTCCTGACCCTGGTGGGCCTCAACCCTCACGGCGTGGACATCTACCTGAGGACCCTCATGGCCATCGACGCCGAGGTGGTGGACCGAGACATCCTGCACGCCCCTGag GAGACGCGCAGGAACACGTTGATTAAAGACGCCATGCGTGAGCAGTGCATCCCCAGCCTGGTGGAGTCCTGGTTCCAGATCCTGCACACGTACCAGCACACCCACCCCGAGCTCACCTGCCAGTGTCTGGAGGTGGTCGGGGCCTACGTGTCCTGGATCGAGCTCGGCCTCATCGCCAACGAGCG GTTCGTCAACCTGCTGCTGAGTCACATGTCGGTGGACGAGCTGCGAGAGGAAGCCTGCGACTGTCTGCTGGAGATGGTCAACAAGGGCATGGACCCTGTGGACAAGACCAAGCTGGTGGAGTCTCTGTGCCAAGTCCTGCAGTCTGCAGGATTCTTCAACGTAGACCAG GAGGACGACGTGGACTTCCTGGCCAAGTTCTCGCGTCTGGTCAACGGCATGGGCCAGAGTCTGGTCCTGAGCTGGACCAAGCTGGTCAAGGCGGGAAGCGTCAAAGACGCCTCCGACTCGCTCGACGCCTTGGAGGCCAAGGTGGCGCTGATGCTGCGGCTGCTGGTGCACCAGGACGACGACATCTCAGCCAACGTGGTGGGCTTCTGCTACGAGTACCTGCACGTCCTCAAACAG CTTCCTGAACTCAGTGAGCATCAGAAGAGCAACGTGGAG GCCATCATGCTGGCGGTCATCAAGAAGCTGACGTACGATGAAGAGTACAACTTTGAGAATGAG GGTGAAGACGAGGCCATGTTTGTGGAGTACAGGAAGCAGCTGAAGATGCTGCTGGACCGTCTGGCCCAAGTGTCCCCTGAGCTGCTGCTGGAGGCCGTCCGCCGAGTCTTCACCGGCACCATGCG GAACTGGCAGAGCGCCACCTTCATGGAGGTGGAGGTGGCGGTGCGGCTGCTGTACATGCTGGGCGAGGCGCTGCCCGCATCTCACGGCGCTCACTTCTCCGGAGACACGGTGAAGACGGGTGCCCTGCAGGACATGATGAGGACG CTGGTGACGTGCGGCGTCAGCGGCTACCAGCACACGTCCGTCTCTCTGGAATTCTTCGAAACGGTCGTCCGATACGATAAATTCTTCATTGTGGAGCCGCAGCACATTCCCAATGTCTTG atGGCTTTTCTGGACCACAGAGGACTGAGACACAACAGTCCCAAAGTCCGCAGTCGGGTGGCGTACCTTTTCTCCCGCTTCATCAAAACACTACA CAAACACATGACGGCCTTCATCGAGGACATCCTGACTCGGATCCAGGACCTGCTGGAGTTGGCTCCTCCC GAGAATGGCTCGGTGGCGCCACTGACCAACGACGACCAGCTCTTCATGTTCGAGTTGGCGGGTGTGCTGATCGTGAGCGGGGAGAGCCCGGTGGAGAGGAAGCAGGCTCTGATGAGGGGCCTGCTGGTGCCGCTGATGGACGCTTTCCGTTTGCTGCTCGCCAAGCTTCCTGTGGAGACAGACGAGGAGAGGCAGGCCGCCGTTGCCGACTGCCTGAGCCACGCTGTTGGCTTCGCCAG CCGCACCAGCAAGGCGTTCAGCAACAAGCAGACGGTGAAGCAGTGCGGCTGCACGGAAGTCTACAGAGACTGCCTGCACACCTTCCTGCCCGCACTGAGCTGCCCCGTCCAGCGGGGGGTGCTGCGCAGCTGCGTGCGCTCCTTCCTGCACCGCATGATCATCTGCCTGGAGGAAGAGGTGCTGCCCTTCATCCCTGCCGCCTCTGAGCACATGCTGAAGGACTGCGAGGCCAAAGACCTGCAGGAGTTCATCCCGCTCATCAGCCAGATCACTGCCAAGTTCAAA CGGCAGGTGTCTCCCTTCCTGCAGCAGGTGTTCATGCCGCTGGTGCTCGCCATCTTTGAGGCGCTGGCGCGTCCAGCCGAGGACAACGACCAGGCGGCTGCCCTGGAGAAGCAGATGCTGCGCAGGAGCTACTTCTCCTTCATCCAGACCGTCGCAGGGAGCGGCATGAACGAGGTCATGGCCAACCAGG GAGCAGAGAACATGGAGCGCGTGGTGTTCACCATCATCCAGGGCGCCGTGGACTTCCCAGACCCCGTGGCCCAGAAGACCTGCTTCATCATCCTGGCCAAGCTGGTGGAGCTTTGGG GGGGCAAAGACGGCACGGTGGGCTTCACCGACTTCATTTACAAGCACATCGTTCCCGCCTGCTTCCTGGCTCCCCTCAAGCCCACCTTTGACCTCTCAGACGCTCAGACCGTGCTG ATGCTGTCCGAGGCCGTGATCACGCTGAAGACCATCCACGTCAAACAG GGGGCggagtttgttcacttcctgcagcaCGACTACCTGCCCTCCCTTCACGTGTCTCCAGATATCGCACAG GAGATGTGTCACGTCCTCCAGCAGCCCGACGTCAAAGTCCTCAAGACCTACATGAAG gcgtTCTTCCAGCAAGCCAAGCTGTAG